One segment of Salvia splendens isolate huo1 unplaced genomic scaffold, SspV2 ctg534, whole genome shotgun sequence DNA contains the following:
- the LOC121790509 gene encoding uncharacterized protein LOC121790509, producing MKRFGDNIALDEYEAFAAVRHDSSLTDYVATFEAGLFQTPDLSNHQYLGFFLAAPRPDIRMHMKAANITNYSDAVQLALRIDHVATGSLRPSVRRFLNVSSEEYRWHIVVKINRPLPSIITTIPQLTNSPNLEIG from the exons ATGAAGCGTTTCGGGGATAACATAGCACTAGACGAGTATGAAGCCTTTGCGGCCGTCCGCCACGACAGTTCTCTCACCGATTATGTCGCTACTTTTGAGGCCGGCCTCTTTCAGACACCTGACCTCTCCAACCACCAGTATCTTGGGTTTTTTCTAGCAGCGCCGCGTCCGGATATCCGTATGCATATGAAGGCAGcaaatatcacgaattactctGATGCAGTTCAGTTGGCACTCCGCATTGATCATGTGGCTACAG GATCGTTGCGCCCTTCCGTCCGTCGTTTTCTGAATGTGTCTTCAGAGGAATACCGATGGCACATCGTGGTTAAGATCAACCGTCCCCTTCCCTCTATCATCACTACTATTCCCCAACTAACCAATTCCCCAAATTTGGAAATTGGTTGA